From one Dryobates pubescens isolate bDryPub1 chromosome 2, bDryPub1.pri, whole genome shotgun sequence genomic stretch:
- the PPP1R21 gene encoding protein phosphatase 1 regulatory subunit 21, whose amino-acid sequence MAAAADLQGKYQKLAQEYSKLRAQNQVLKKGVVDEQANSASLKEQLKMKDQSLRKLQQEMDSLTFRNQQLAKRVELLQDELALSEARGKKNKKSVESSSHLSQEQKSVFNEDLQKKIEENERLHILFFEADEQHKRLEAELRSRLEVLETDAAQHQAVVDSLTRKHTDTIEKLQNDKAKLEIKSQTLEREAKDCRLRTEECQQQLKNLQAALGSRLEESLCIINEKVPFNDTRSNQYNALNVPLHNRRNQLKLRDLAGQALAFIQELVTALLNFHTYTEQKVQIFPIDSATDTISPLNQKFSQYLHENASYVRPLEEGMLHLFESITEDTVTVLETAVKLKAFSEHLASYLCFLRKILPYQLKSLEEECESSLCTAALKAKNTELQRDMKRLTAVFEKLNTYISLLVLPSTKPEGLLRTNYNLVFTNIAASLHGFHDVLKDISKHYSQKATLEQDVPTATQKLITTNDCILSSLVALTNGVGKITSFFNNNLDHFTASLSYGPKGGTEFISPLSAECMLQYKKKAVAYMKSLKKPCADSVPYEEALANRRVLLSSTESREGLAQQVQQSLEKIAKLEQEKEHWMLEAQLAKIKLEKENQKLKNSLSGHLTETIQEHSALPNAAEKKEETTEKSLREPIKSTSLIGMLTITTDNEKAPDAESREGLIKNHYMARIAELTSHLQLADSKSVHFHAECRALAKRLSLAEKSKESLTEELKLASQNISRLQDELMTTKRSYEDQLSMMSDHLCSMNETLTKQREEIDTLKMTSKGNSKKNKNR is encoded by the exons aTGGCGGCAGCCGCGGACCTGCAGGGGAAGTACCAGAAGCTGGCTCAGGAGTACTCCAAG CTTCGTGCTCAGAACCAAGTGTTGAAAAAAGGGGTTGTAGATGAGCAAGCAAACTCTGCTTCTCTGAAG GAGCAACTGAAGATGAAGGATCAATCACTGAGAAAGCTGCAACAAGAAATGGACAGTTTGACCTTTCGGAATCAGCAGCTTGCCAAGAGGGTGGAGTTACTTCAAGATGAACTTGCACTGAGTGAAGCTAGGGGCAAGAAGAACAAG AAAAGTGTGGAGTCCTCATCTCATTTGAGTCAAGAGCAGAAAAGTGTCTTCAATGAAGATCTTCAGAAGAAGATAGAGGAGAATGAACGACTACATATACTT ttctttGAAGCAGATGAACAGCACAAACGTTTAGAGGCGGAGCTAAGAAGCAGACTTGAAGTTTTGGAAACTGATGCTgcccagcaccaagctgtggtGGACAGTTTAACTAGGAAACACACTGATACCATAGAAAAGCTGCAGAATGATAAAGCCAAATTAGAA ATCAAGTCTCAGACACTAGAAAGAGAAGCTAAGGACTGTAGGCTTCGAACTGAAGAGTG CCAGCAACAGCTAAAGAATCTTCAAGCAGCTTTGGGCAGCAGACTGGAAGAATCTCTATGCATAATCAATGAGAAAGTACCTTTTAATGACACAA GATCTAATCAATACAATGCACTGAATGTACCATTACACAACAGAAGAAACCAG CTGAAGTTACGAGACCTGgctggccaggctctggctTTTATTCAAGAACTCGTTACAGCTCTCTTGAACTTCCATACATACACTGAGCAGAAGGTACAAATCTTCCCCATTGACTCTGCAACAGACACCATATCACCACTAAATCAGAAG TTCTCACAGTACCTTCATGAAAACGCCTCCTATGTCCGTCCTCTGGAGGAAGGAATGCTGCACTTGTTTGAGAGCATTACAGAAGACACTGTGACAGTCCTG gaaaCAGCTGTGAAATTGAAGGCCTTCTCAGAACATTTAGCTTCCTACTTATGTTTTTTAAGGAAAATTCTTCCTTACCAGTTAAAAAG TTTGGAAGAAGAGTGTGAGTCTTCTCTTTGCACAGCTGCTTTAAAAGCTAAAAACacggagctgcagagagacatgAAAAGGCTGACTGCAGTCTTTGAGAAGCTAAATACATACATTAGTCTTCTGGTGTTACCAA GTACAAAACCAGAAGGGCTTCTTAGGACAAATTACAACTTGGTGTTTACAAACATTGCTGCAAGTCTTCATGGATTTCATGATGTTTTAAAAG aTATTTCCAAGCACTACAGTCAGAAAGCCACTTTAGAACAAGATGTTCCAACTGCCACACAGAAACTCATAACTACAAATGACTGCATCTTATCTTCCCTTGTGGCTTTAACAAATGGAGTGGGcaag ATTACCTCATTCTTTAACAACAACTTGGATCACTTCACTGCTTCATTGAGCTATGGGCCTAAAGGAGGAACAGAATTCATCAGCCCTCTTTCAGCTGAGTGCATGCTGCAGTACAAGAAGAAGGCAGTTGCTTACATGAAGTCTTTGAAGAAG ccttgtgCAGATTCAGTGCCTTATGAAGAGGCTTTAGCCAATCGCAGAGTTCTTCTGAGTTccacagaaagcagagaaggCCTTGCACAGCAG GTTCAGCAGAGTTTGGAGAAAATTGCAAAACTTGAACAAGAAAAAGAACACTGGATGTTGGAGGCCCAGTTGGCTAAAATAAAGCtcgagaaagaaaaccaaaaactaAAGAACTCCCTTAGTGGACATCTAACTGAAACTATACAAGAGCATTCTGCTTTGCCAAATGCAgctgagaaaaaggaggaaacaaCAGAAAAGAGTCTGAGGGAACCTATTAAGAGTACTAGTCTG ATTGGAATGTTGACTATAACTACTGATAATGAAAAG GCTCCAGATGCTGAATCTCGTGAGGGCCTGATAAAAAACCACTATATGGCAAGGATAGCAGAGCTTACATCCCATCTGCAGCTTGCTGACAGCAAATCAGTACACTTCCATGCAGAG TGTCGAGCACTTGCCAAAAGACTGTCTCTAGCAGAGAAGTCCAAGGAATCACTCACAGAAGAGCTGAAACTAGCTAGTCAAAACATCAGTAGATTACAG GATGAACTGATGACGACGAAGAGAAGCTATGAGGATCAGTTAAGTATGATGAGTGACCACCTCTGCAGTATGAATGAAACCTTAACTaagcaaagggaagaaattgaTACACTAAAGATGACTAGTAAG GGAAATTCTAAGAAGAACAAAAATCGATAG